In Elusimicrobium sp. An273, a genomic segment contains:
- a CDS encoding electron transfer flavoprotein subunit alpha: MIQVASNCVGCGKCVGACPFGALSLVNRKAVPNANCTMCGACVSVCPVKALSLPASGAVKKDLSAYKGVWVFIEIADDGKTQKVRPVGFELLSKGRELANQLGEELCAVVIGDNVSQYYAELSQYGTDKIYAVNGPEYHHYNTLAYANAMVTLIKKYNPSVVLYPSTYIGRDLSPRISSELFVGLTADCTGLSVKDGNLIQTRPAFGGNIMADIKCPDYRPQMSTVRPNVFKKVVTTPGKMAQVVTEAIAVPPQAAKVRIINTHFDEVSAMDKLDEAEVVIAGGRGMKDKSGFALLEELAADLGGAVGASRAAIDLGLKPKEKQIGQSGVTVASKLYVACGISGAVQHIVGMEHSDVIIGINKDANAPIFNVCKYGFVGDARQILPRIIEQVKKTK; this comes from the coding sequence ATGATTCAGGTAGCTTCTAATTGCGTAGGTTGCGGCAAATGCGTAGGCGCTTGTCCGTTTGGCGCGCTCTCTTTGGTAAACCGCAAAGCGGTGCCCAACGCCAACTGCACCATGTGCGGTGCGTGTGTGTCCGTCTGCCCGGTAAAAGCGCTTTCTTTGCCGGCTTCCGGTGCGGTGAAAAAAGACCTTTCCGCCTACAAAGGCGTGTGGGTGTTTATTGAAATCGCCGACGACGGGAAAACCCAAAAAGTGCGCCCGGTGGGCTTTGAACTGCTGTCCAAAGGGCGGGAACTGGCCAACCAATTGGGCGAAGAATTGTGTGCGGTTGTGATTGGGGATAACGTATCCCAGTATTATGCGGAACTTTCCCAATACGGCACCGATAAAATTTACGCCGTAAACGGCCCGGAATATCATCACTACAACACGCTGGCGTACGCCAACGCGATGGTAACGCTGATTAAAAAATACAACCCCAGTGTGGTGCTGTATCCGTCCACGTATATCGGGCGCGACTTGTCGCCGCGGATTTCGTCGGAACTGTTTGTAGGGTTGACGGCGGACTGCACGGGATTGTCCGTAAAAGACGGCAACCTGATTCAAACCCGCCCCGCTTTTGGCGGCAACATCATGGCGGACATCAAATGCCCGGACTACCGGCCGCAAATGTCCACCGTGCGCCCCAATGTGTTTAAAAAAGTGGTCACCACCCCCGGCAAAATGGCTCAAGTGGTAACGGAAGCCATCGCCGTTCCGCCCCAGGCGGCCAAAGTGCGCATTATCAATACGCACTTTGACGAAGTGTCCGCCATGGACAAGCTGGACGAAGCCGAAGTGGTCATCGCCGGCGGCCGCGGGATGAAAGACAAAAGCGGTTTTGCTTTGCTCGAAGAATTGGCGGCCGATTTGGGCGGTGCCGTAGGTGCCAGCCGCGCTGCCATTGATTTGGGCTTGAAACCCAAAGAAAAACAGATTGGCCAGAGCGGGGTGACCGTGGCGTCCAAACTGTATGTGGCGTGCGGTATTTCCGGCGCGGTGCAGCATATTGTAGGAATGGAGCACAGCGACGTGATTATCGGCATCAATAAAGACGCCAACGCGCCTATCTTCAATGTCTGCAAATACGGCTTTGTGGGCGACGCCCGCCAAATCCTGCCGCGGATTATTGAACAAGTTAAAAAAACCAAATAA
- the dnaG gene encoding DNA primase, with protein sequence MNNNIVEQIKDRLDIVEFIRQYVPDLKRAGKTYKACCPFHKEKTPSFTCSSEKGLFYCFGCQEGGDIFAFLMKMENLSFNEALEKLAGLAGVEYKPAKPLTGEEIRRANARKLLDFAKAFYHKNLMSAGGEYARAYVKERNLTKETCQKFELGLAKNEPTALAREAKAAGYTDKDLKDAGLCVLTSYGPRDYYRNRLMFPIINQRGDTVGFGGRILGEGEPKYLNSPETVLFTKSHILYGLNFAGPAIRKAGRAVLLEGYMDVIACHQAGVEYTVAPLGTSLTEDHARLLKRYTDNVVVLFDPDAAGIKAALRGALILIERGLFVKVASLPEGLDPDEYIAKYGKESFETVLNQAEDLIAFHTRLQLGLYPQPMDAQNKTRVISELAETIAKQPDEIVRREWAKYVAEHVGVDEQLVLERLRKPALQPAYARRQPAPSAGAAVASAAEEDLLSWLLKSPQHTVLCCELSQEDFSTAAAWKIFQAVVQAHGEDPQAANLAERAAQKVPEYKTELVKLAMLQAPADFDPARDIAACAAKLEQAGLHKRLEAVRRQMKQLGAGNVPQEVFQKYMQLQNKLKKYRS encoded by the coding sequence GTGAACAATAACATCGTAGAACAAATTAAGGACAGATTGGACATTGTAGAATTTATCCGGCAGTATGTACCGGATTTAAAACGCGCGGGTAAAACTTACAAGGCCTGCTGTCCTTTTCATAAAGAAAAGACCCCTTCCTTCACTTGCAGCAGCGAAAAGGGGTTGTTCTATTGTTTCGGCTGCCAGGAAGGGGGTGACATTTTCGCGTTCTTGATGAAAATGGAGAACCTTTCCTTTAACGAAGCGTTAGAGAAATTGGCCGGGCTGGCGGGCGTGGAATACAAACCCGCCAAACCGCTCACGGGCGAGGAAATCCGCCGCGCGAACGCGCGCAAACTGTTGGATTTTGCCAAGGCGTTCTATCACAAAAATTTAATGTCCGCCGGCGGCGAATACGCGCGCGCGTACGTAAAAGAGCGCAATTTAACCAAGGAAACGTGCCAAAAATTTGAATTGGGCCTGGCTAAAAACGAGCCCACCGCCCTGGCCCGCGAAGCCAAGGCCGCCGGTTATACCGATAAAGATTTAAAAGACGCCGGTTTGTGCGTGCTTACTTCGTACGGCCCGCGGGATTACTACCGCAACCGCCTGATGTTCCCCATCATTAACCAACGGGGCGACACGGTCGGCTTCGGCGGGCGGATTTTAGGGGAAGGCGAGCCCAAGTATTTAAACTCGCCGGAAACGGTTCTTTTTACAAAAAGCCACATTTTGTACGGATTAAACTTTGCCGGGCCGGCTATCCGCAAGGCCGGGCGGGCGGTGCTGTTGGAAGGGTATATGGACGTGATTGCCTGCCACCAGGCCGGCGTGGAATATACCGTGGCGCCGCTGGGCACCAGCCTGACGGAAGATCACGCCCGCTTGTTAAAACGCTATACGGACAATGTGGTCGTTTTGTTTGATCCGGACGCCGCCGGCATTAAAGCGGCGCTGCGCGGGGCCTTAATTTTAATTGAGCGGGGGCTGTTTGTAAAAGTAGCCTCACTGCCCGAAGGCTTAGACCCCGACGAATACATCGCCAAATACGGCAAAGAAAGTTTTGAAACGGTTTTAAACCAGGCGGAAGATTTAATCGCGTTTCATACCCGCCTGCAGCTGGGGCTCTACCCCCAGCCGATGGACGCGCAAAACAAAACGCGCGTGATTTCGGAACTGGCGGAAACCATCGCCAAACAACCGGATGAAATCGTCCGGCGGGAATGGGCCAAATACGTGGCCGAACATGTAGGCGTGGATGAACAGCTGGTGCTGGAGCGATTGCGCAAACCGGCCTTGCAGCCGGCTTATGCACGCAGGCAGCCGGCTCCGTCCGCGGGGGCGGCCGTGGCCAGCGCCGCGGAAGAGGACTTGCTGTCCTGGTTATTAAAAAGCCCGCAGCACACGGTGCTGTGCTGTGAACTGTCGCAGGAAGATTTTTCCACCGCGGCGGCGTGGAAGATTTTTCAAGCCGTCGTACAAGCACACGGGGAAGACCCGCAGGCCGCCAACTTGGCGGAACGGGCGGCCCAAAAAGTGCCCGAATACAAGACGGAGCTGGTTAAATTGGCTATGTTACAGGCTCCGGCGGATTTTGATCCCGCGCGCGATATAGCGGCTTGCGCCGCTAAGCTGGAACAGGCCGGCTTGCACAAGCGGCTGGAAGCCGTCAGACGGCAAATGAAACAACTCGGTGCGGGAAACGTGCCGCAGGAAGTTTTTCAAAAATATATGCAGTTGCAGAACAAATTAAAAAAATACCGCAGTTGA
- a CDS encoding electron transfer flavoprotein subunit beta/FixA family protein has product MNIIVCIKQVPDSTQVKVDPKTGTLIRAGVPSILNPYDHYALEKALDIKAKTGAKVTVLSMGPAQANAVLRLALALGADEGVLLADRALAGSDTWATSYALAMAIRKIGQYDLILCGQMAIDGDTAQTGPGIAHHLGIPQITFCESIDANGNQVVVKKLIDGGHQILEADLPVLVTMTMPHDYAPKYPSFMAAHKAQDKVTLTWSAADIAADPHKIGLEGSPTRVDRIFPPPARPKGEMFTGSAVELADKFVEILKKESVIK; this is encoded by the coding sequence ATGAATATCATTGTTTGTATTAAACAAGTTCCCGATTCCACACAAGTAAAAGTGGATCCGAAAACCGGTACGCTCATCCGCGCGGGCGTGCCCAGCATCTTGAACCCCTATGACCATTACGCGTTGGAAAAAGCGTTGGACATCAAAGCCAAAACCGGCGCGAAAGTAACGGTGCTTTCCATGGGCCCCGCCCAGGCAAACGCCGTGCTGCGCTTGGCGCTGGCCTTGGGCGCCGATGAAGGTGTGTTGTTGGCCGACCGGGCGCTTGCCGGCTCGGACACGTGGGCCACTTCTTATGCGTTGGCCATGGCCATTCGCAAAATCGGCCAGTACGATTTGATCCTCTGCGGACAAATGGCCATTGACGGCGATACCGCCCAAACCGGCCCCGGCATTGCCCACCATTTGGGCATCCCCCAAATTACCTTCTGCGAAAGCATTGACGCCAACGGCAATCAAGTGGTCGTGAAAAAATTGATTGACGGCGGCCACCAAATTTTGGAAGCGGATTTGCCCGTACTCGTTACGATGACCATGCCGCACGACTATGCGCCCAAATATCCTTCTTTTATGGCGGCGCACAAAGCGCAGGATAAAGTAACGCTCACGTGGTCTGCTGCGGATATCGCGGCCGACCCGCACAAAATCGGGTTGGAAGGATCGCCCACGCGGGTAGACCGCATCTTCCCGCCGCCGGCGCGCCCGAAAGGGGAAATGTTCACGGGTTCTGCCGTGGAACTGGCGGATAAATTTGTGGAAATTTTGAAAAAGGAGAGTGTAATCAAATGA
- a CDS encoding acyl-CoA dehydrogenase family protein, whose protein sequence is MAKNDLTTRNLMLDSLKQYAKNRISFNLIREHDAKNEIPLDILKEMYDHDVLGVHLLLIPEEYGGLGGQTTEIYRVCEQLARIDLGIATGVFATFLGSDPINVGGTPEQKAKWFKKIAQENKLVAYGATEADAGSDLVSLRTRAEHVVKDGKVVGYKITGSKMWISNGGVADIYTVLALAPGGPSWFIVERGTPGFTQDVHEDKHGIRLSNTAGLAFDEVYVPAENLIGLKEGQGFLQAQAVFGYTRLMVAAFGLGGGEEAVETALQYAQQRIQAGGPLAEKQGFMLKLITPHYVRFEAARAYIDWTAKQLEVNNHGLATEGAIAKLYATETGNKAAEDSIQAMGGFGYTKEFAVEKIKRDVKITCIYEGTSEVLEMTIFRGRWQEHLKSRGQYYLNQAAEFDAIHAQNPNVGADSVALGFRALARVLEDCRANKLTRHQYVTFMLGDLISEMEVAAVFSRQCANKVITEGSRFDLNTLSTMARVNARQSAFKTATEGMRLILGTCPNSNAADLSQGVNLVGIEEKMRGIIDDMDVVSAKLREVFKK, encoded by the coding sequence ATGGCTAAAAATGACCTGACAACCAGAAACCTGATGTTGGACAGTTTAAAGCAATATGCGAAGAACCGGATTTCTTTTAACCTGATCCGGGAGCATGACGCGAAAAACGAAATTCCGTTAGACATTTTAAAAGAGATGTACGACCATGACGTATTGGGCGTGCATCTTTTGCTTATTCCCGAAGAATACGGCGGACTCGGCGGCCAGACCACCGAAATCTACCGCGTGTGCGAACAGTTGGCCCGCATTGACCTGGGCATCGCCACCGGCGTGTTCGCCACGTTCCTGGGCAGCGACCCGATTAACGTGGGCGGCACCCCGGAACAGAAAGCCAAATGGTTTAAGAAAATTGCCCAAGAAAACAAATTGGTAGCCTATGGCGCCACAGAAGCCGATGCCGGTTCCGACTTGGTATCCCTGCGCACCCGCGCCGAACACGTAGTGAAAGACGGCAAAGTGGTGGGCTACAAAATTACCGGCAGCAAAATGTGGATTTCCAACGGCGGCGTGGCCGACATCTACACCGTGCTCGCACTGGCCCCCGGCGGCCCGAGCTGGTTTATCGTAGAAAGAGGCACCCCCGGCTTTACGCAGGACGTACACGAAGACAAGCACGGTATCCGCTTGTCCAACACCGCCGGATTGGCGTTTGATGAAGTGTATGTGCCGGCTGAAAATTTAATCGGGCTCAAAGAAGGCCAAGGCTTCCTGCAGGCGCAGGCCGTATTCGGCTATACGCGCTTAATGGTAGCGGCCTTTGGCTTGGGCGGCGGCGAAGAAGCGGTGGAAACCGCCTTGCAGTACGCCCAGCAGCGCATTCAGGCCGGCGGCCCGCTGGCCGAAAAACAGGGCTTTATGTTAAAGCTCATCACCCCGCATTATGTGCGCTTTGAAGCGGCCCGCGCGTATATTGACTGGACGGCCAAACAATTGGAAGTAAACAACCACGGCCTCGCCACCGAAGGCGCCATCGCCAAACTGTACGCCACGGAAACCGGCAACAAAGCCGCCGAAGACTCCATCCAGGCGATGGGCGGTTTCGGATACACGAAAGAATTTGCGGTTGAAAAAATTAAACGCGACGTCAAAATCACCTGCATTTACGAAGGCACCAGCGAAGTGTTGGAAATGACCATCTTCCGCGGGCGCTGGCAGGAACATTTAAAGAGCCGCGGTCAATACTATTTGAACCAAGCCGCCGAGTTTGACGCCATCCACGCGCAGAACCCCAATGTGGGCGCCGACAGCGTGGCCTTGGGCTTTAGAGCCTTGGCCCGCGTGTTGGAAGACTGCCGCGCCAATAAGCTGACCCGCCACCAGTACGTAACTTTTATGCTGGGCGACCTCATCAGCGAAATGGAAGTGGCGGCCGTATTCTCCCGCCAGTGCGCCAACAAGGTCATTACCGAAGGCAGCCGCTTTGACTTAAATACCCTTAGCACGATGGCCCGCGTCAACGCCCGCCAGAGCGCTTTCAAAACCGCTACGGAAGGCATGCGCCTTATTTTGGGCACCTGCCCCAACAGCAACGCGGCCGACTTGAGCCAAGGCGTAAACTTGGTAGGCATTGAAGAAAAAATGCGCGGAATTATTGACGATATGGACGTCGTTTCCGCCAAACTCAGAGAAGTTTTCAAGAAATAG
- a CDS encoding histidine triad nucleotide-binding protein: MNCIFCGIADGSIKSQLVYEDEDVVAFKDLNPQAPTHLLIIPRKHIARLSEADEKDALLLGKILLVAKKLAQQFDLKDFRLVTNNGKGAGQSVDHLHFHLMAGRRFLWPAG; the protein is encoded by the coding sequence ATGAACTGTATTTTTTGCGGCATTGCCGACGGCTCCATTAAAAGCCAGTTAGTATACGAAGACGAGGACGTGGTGGCTTTCAAAGATTTAAATCCGCAAGCCCCCACGCACCTGCTCATCATCCCGCGCAAGCACATTGCGCGCCTGTCCGAAGCGGACGAAAAAGACGCCCTGCTGCTGGGCAAAATTTTGCTGGTTGCCAAAAAGCTGGCCCAGCAGTTTGACTTAAAAGACTTCCGCCTGGTTACCAACAACGGCAAAGGCGCGGGCCAAAGCGTAGATCACCTGCACTTCCATTTAATGGCGGGGCGGCGCTTTTTGTGGCCGGCGGGCTAA
- a CDS encoding sensor histidine kinase, with protein sequence MSLFSKLFKLFLAVVLMPLIPMILLLTYYQVHLKNNILETHANLAQIVSSSMNQHIEDLTWRLAFAPQVTQALRKKQNPQPILQEALNANPDFLMLAVISPKGKELYRAGEKQILKQIPALDLSQDPSLPELAKTPRLSVSSFDVVAGRPISEFIYPLSNGDFLYGIMSFFGFLSRVQEQRIGLTGRIYIVDQDGAVYANDYQYKPAFDAETLKNAFASGNQLIKNLKTPRETYVGAFSASPILGAYVTVLQLKSEAYRSIYYTNIIIALFLLSIATLAYFGALTFAERLGEPIGALAHAAQEVSNGNLDEKVDEEIGWGEFKQLIKAFNQMTADLKDYQVLQLQAQVSEMKEQVFRSVAHDLRAPLLGLQGYLYILQSGKVSEEEKKNYLEMMSQAARNLSSLLEDVLDVSRVQAGMMTPKKESVEVAALFKNVTDTLEPTAREKGLELTAETEVDRLPADPKLLQRVIMNLVSNAVKFTDKGFVRIRAVQDEKAYYLSVQDSGIGISAQDIKGLFQKYHQIRSDRPGYGLGLFISRQIVQAHGGSLDVTSEPGKGSTFTVCLPKERK encoded by the coding sequence ATGTCTTTATTTTCTAAACTTTTTAAATTGTTCCTGGCTGTGGTGCTGATGCCGCTGATCCCGATGATCTTGCTGCTGACCTATTACCAGGTACATTTAAAAAACAATATCTTGGAAACGCACGCCAACTTGGCCCAGATTGTATCTTCTTCCATGAACCAACATATAGAAGATTTAACCTGGCGCCTGGCCTTTGCGCCGCAAGTTACGCAAGCCTTGCGCAAAAAACAAAACCCTCAGCCCATTTTGCAGGAAGCCCTGAACGCAAACCCCGATTTTTTGATGCTTGCCGTGATCTCCCCGAAGGGAAAAGAATTGTACCGGGCGGGGGAAAAACAAATTTTAAAACAAATTCCCGCGCTGGATTTATCGCAGGATCCGTCCTTGCCCGAATTGGCAAAAACGCCGCGCTTGTCCGTCAGCAGTTTTGACGTGGTGGCCGGGCGGCCCATCAGCGAGTTTATTTATCCGCTCTCCAACGGCGATTTCTTATACGGAATTATGAGCTTTTTTGGCTTTCTCTCCCGCGTGCAGGAACAGCGCATCGGGCTTACCGGGCGGATCTATATTGTGGATCAGGACGGCGCCGTTTATGCCAACGATTACCAATATAAGCCCGCTTTTGACGCGGAAACGCTTAAAAATGCATTCGCTTCGGGAAATCAGCTGATTAAAAATTTAAAAACCCCGCGGGAAACGTATGTGGGGGCTTTTTCCGCTTCGCCCATCTTAGGCGCGTACGTAACGGTATTGCAGCTCAAGAGCGAAGCCTACCGCAGTATTTACTATACCAACATCATTATCGCCTTGTTTTTGCTCTCCATTGCCACACTGGCGTATTTTGGCGCGCTGACGTTTGCCGAGCGCTTGGGCGAGCCCATTGGAGCGCTGGCGCATGCGGCGCAGGAAGTAAGCAACGGCAATTTGGACGAAAAAGTGGACGAAGAAATCGGGTGGGGGGAGTTTAAGCAATTAATTAAAGCGTTCAACCAAATGACGGCCGATTTAAAAGATTATCAGGTGCTGCAGCTGCAGGCGCAGGTGAGCGAAATGAAAGAACAGGTGTTCCGCTCCGTGGCGCACGATTTAAGAGCCCCCTTGCTGGGCCTGCAGGGATATTTGTATATTTTGCAAAGCGGAAAAGTAAGCGAGGAAGAAAAGAAAAACTATTTGGAAATGATGAGCCAGGCCGCGCGCAATCTATCCTCGCTTTTGGAAGACGTGCTGGACGTATCGCGCGTGCAGGCGGGTATGATGACCCCCAAAAAAGAAAGCGTGGAGGTGGCCGCCTTATTTAAAAACGTAACCGATACGCTGGAGCCTACCGCCCGGGAAAAAGGCCTGGAGCTGACGGCCGAAACGGAAGTGGACCGGCTGCCCGCCGACCCGAAGCTGTTGCAGCGGGTCATTATGAACTTGGTTTCCAACGCCGTTAAATTTACGGACAAAGGCTTCGTGCGCATCCGCGCCGTGCAGGATGAAAAGGCGTACTACCTGTCCGTGCAGGACAGCGGCATCGGCATTTCCGCGCAGGATATAAAAGGACTTTTTCAAAAATACCACCAAATCCGTTCCGACCGGCCCGGCTACGGGCTGGGGTTATTTATCAGCCGGCAAATCGTGCAGGCGCACGGCGGGTCGCTGGACGTAACCTCGGAACCGGGCAAAGGCAGTACGTTTACCGTCTGCCTGCCCAAGGAGAGAAAATGA
- the rpsU gene encoding 30S ribosomal protein S21, translating to MTVEGGEKGMVFVKVRDAEHLEEALKRFKRECEKNGILKEIKRRETYMPPSVKRKIKSQEAQRRARRTKRRRF from the coding sequence TTGACCGTAGAAGGTGGTGAGAAAGGAATGGTTTTTGTAAAAGTCAGAGACGCCGAGCACTTGGAAGAAGCTCTCAAACGCTTCAAAAGAGAATGTGAGAAGAACGGCATTTTGAAAGAAATCAAAAGACGCGAAACTTACATGCCTCCGAGCGTAAAGAGAAAAATCAAATCTCAGGAAGCTCAACGCCGCGCTCGCCGCACCAAACGCAGACGTTTTTAA